From a region of the Desulfonatronum sp. SC1 genome:
- the rpmA gene encoding 50S ribosomal protein L27 → MAHKKAGGSSRNGRDSAGQRRGVKRFGGQQVLAGNILVRQLGTKFHPGKNVGMGRDYTLFALTDGVVQFERYTRQRKVKTRVNIVPSS, encoded by the coding sequence ATGGCACATAAAAAGGCTGGAGGAAGCTCCAGAAACGGTCGCGACAGCGCCGGCCAGCGACGCGGCGTGAAGCGCTTCGGCGGCCAGCAGGTTTTGGCCGGCAATATTCTCGTTCGTCAGTTGGGGACCAAGTTTCATCCCGGAAAAAACGTCGGCATGGGGAGGGATTATACCCTCTTCGCGTTGACCGACGGCGTGGTTCAGTTTGAGCGTTATACCCGGCAACGCAAGGTCAAGACCAGGGTTAATATCGTTCCCTCCAGCTAA
- the rplU gene encoding 50S ribosomal protein L21: MKYAIVESGGKQYRMEEGASLKVDRIHAETGAEVFLDKVLLVGDGEEAAAGQPYVPDAKVACEVLEHGRDKKIIVFRFWRRKDSRKKQGHRQEFTRIKVKSIQA; this comes from the coding sequence ATGAAATATGCAATCGTTGAGTCAGGCGGGAAACAATACCGCATGGAAGAGGGAGCGAGCCTCAAGGTCGACAGAATTCACGCCGAAACCGGCGCGGAAGTCTTCCTGGACAAGGTTCTGCTTGTCGGCGACGGCGAAGAGGCCGCGGCCGGACAGCCGTACGTGCCGGACGCCAAGGTGGCGTGTGAAGTCCTGGAGCACGGACGAGACAAGAAGATTATCGTGTTTCGGTTCTGGCGACGCAAGGATTCCAGGAAAAAGCAGGGGCATCGTCAAGAATTCACCCGAATCAAGGTCAAATCCATTCAGGCCTAG
- a CDS encoding nitroreductase family protein yields MSAEHAEMSVFQALLGRRSVRKFTDRAVDTEDLRRILETGRWAPSGLNNQPWRYLVVRSGDPRQTALAGLTKYGHIVREAQALIVVFLHKPAMYHEGKDHQAAGACIQNMLLAIHGLGLGGVWLGEIINQEALVMGALQLRTEEYRLMAVIALGHPTQPSSRLDGAGGSSRHPLEELLLEAL; encoded by the coding sequence ATGTCCGCTGAACATGCCGAAATGAGCGTTTTTCAGGCCCTGCTCGGGCGGCGCAGCGTGCGAAAATTTACGGATCGGGCCGTGGACACCGAGGATCTACGGCGTATTCTGGAGACCGGACGTTGGGCTCCCAGCGGGTTGAACAACCAACCCTGGCGCTATTTGGTCGTTCGTTCCGGAGATCCTCGACAAACGGCTTTGGCCGGATTGACGAAGTACGGCCACATCGTCCGCGAAGCCCAAGCCTTGATCGTCGTGTTCCTGCACAAGCCGGCCATGTATCATGAAGGCAAGGACCATCAAGCCGCCGGGGCCTGTATTCAGAACATGCTCCTGGCCATTCACGGCCTTGGGCTGGGCGGGGTCTGGCTGGGTGAGATCATCAACCAGGAGGCGCTGGTCATGGGGGCGCTCCAACTGCGTACCGAGGAGTACCGGCTGATGGCCGTGATTGCTCTGGGGCATCCGACCCAGCCGTCCTCGCGGCTTGACGGCGCCGGCGGCTCCTCGCGGCATCCCTTGGAAGAACTTCTTTTGGAGGCTTTGTAA
- a CDS encoding ComF family protein, translated as MTLCLDCRVTPPPWEEAFFYGPYEGRLKALVLRFKFQGQLGLGGVLHGLLRRSLEFRGALGHDLIIPVPLHPRRLRGRGFNQSLELARGLVQGESEGKYGRLEPHALIRVRDTPPQHTLPRADRVHNLAGAFQASPAKLRGRSVLLVDDILTTGATVRAATKELKRCGATRVDLLVLARA; from the coding sequence ATGACACTGTGCCTGGATTGTCGCGTCACTCCGCCGCCCTGGGAGGAAGCCTTTTTTTATGGGCCGTACGAGGGACGCCTCAAGGCCTTGGTGTTGCGTTTCAAGTTTCAAGGCCAGCTTGGACTGGGTGGGGTGCTGCACGGCTTACTCCGTCGCTCCCTGGAATTTCGCGGCGCTCTCGGACATGATCTGATCATCCCGGTTCCCTTGCATCCTCGACGATTGCGAGGACGCGGATTCAATCAGAGTCTGGAATTGGCCCGAGGATTGGTCCAAGGTGAATCCGAGGGCAAGTATGGGCGGTTGGAACCCCATGCCTTGATCCGGGTGCGTGATACGCCTCCCCAGCATACCCTGCCCAGGGCCGATCGCGTCCATAACCTGGCCGGAGCTTTTCAGGCCTCGCCCGCCAAACTCCGGGGACGATCCGTGCTGCTGGTGGACGACATCCTGACTACCGGAGCTACGGTCCGAGCCGCGACCAAAGAGTTGAAGCGATGCGGGGCGACGCGCGTAGACCTGCTTGTTCTGGCCAGGGCCTGA
- a CDS encoding protein-glutamate O-methyltransferase CheR translates to MALSTPSTLSLRQSTAISTQEFAELRQYIYDLSGIDIPERRKYLLENRLGPRLAELGLRSYGEYTMLLRRGPNKDEELKFFFSKITTNETSFFRDLKQLDVFEKFVLKEVLEERGNSDDKTLHIWSAGCSSGEEPYTLGIMLHEALRMSILGWKIRITANDLSPDMIAKAREGLYGEHSLRTTSQDITNRYFTKEPSGYRIHPKVKKLVSLGLINLNDKLAVKRVPRSHIIFCRNVIIYFDDAMKQKVIAGFYDNLLPGGYLVLGHSETIHKHSRAFKPLIKPGGIVYRKEA, encoded by the coding sequence ATGGCTTTGAGCACACCAAGCACCTTGAGTTTGCGCCAATCGACGGCGATCAGCACCCAGGAGTTCGCTGAACTACGTCAGTACATTTACGATCTTTCGGGTATCGACATCCCGGAACGGCGCAAATACCTCCTTGAAAATCGCCTTGGTCCGAGGCTTGCTGAACTGGGGCTGCGCAGTTACGGCGAATACACGATGCTCCTGCGGCGTGGCCCGAACAAGGACGAGGAGTTGAAATTCTTTTTTTCCAAGATCACCACCAATGAGACCAGCTTTTTTCGGGATCTCAAACAGTTGGACGTCTTTGAAAAATTCGTGCTCAAGGAAGTCCTGGAAGAACGCGGAAACTCCGACGACAAGACGTTGCATATTTGGTCCGCCGGCTGCTCTTCCGGGGAAGAACCCTACACCTTGGGCATCATGCTCCACGAAGCCTTGCGCATGTCCATTCTTGGCTGGAAAATTCGGATCACGGCCAATGACCTTTCCCCGGACATGATCGCCAAGGCCAGGGAGGGGTTGTACGGGGAACACTCCTTGCGGACCACGTCCCAGGATATCACGAACCGGTACTTCACCAAGGAGCCCAGCGGATACAGAATCCACCCCAAGGTCAAAAAACTGGTCTCCCTGGGGCTGATCAATCTCAACGACAAGCTGGCCGTAAAGCGCGTACCGCGTTCGCATATCATTTTTTGCCGTAACGTGATCATCTACTTTGACGACGCCATGAAGCAAAAAGTCATCGCCGGTTTTTACGACAATTTGCTGCCGGGGGGATATCTTGTACTTGGCCACTCCGAAACCATTCACAAGCATTCTCGCGCCTTCAAGCCCCTGATCAAGCCGGGGGGGATTGTTTACAGAAAGGAAGCGTGA
- a CDS encoding MBL fold metallo-hydrolase produces the protein MPSVHTFPLGPLQTNCYLVANGEEALVVDPGGAPDAVLGFAASNNLQIRLILNTHLHFDHLYGNQALHAATKAPIRVPEKDVPLLASGIGGGNYMGMPKVEPFAYEPINEGELTLIGLKCRALFTPGHSPGSLSFYFPELGAVFVGDVLFAGSIGRTDFFGGDLETLLDAVRSRLFILPPETVVYPGHGPATTIEEEKRTNPFFEE, from the coding sequence ATGCCATCCGTGCATACCTTTCCCCTGGGGCCCTTGCAAACCAACTGCTACCTCGTGGCCAACGGCGAAGAAGCGCTGGTCGTCGATCCGGGCGGTGCCCCGGACGCGGTCCTGGGTTTCGCGGCGTCCAATAATTTGCAAATCCGGCTGATTCTGAACACCCACCTGCACTTCGACCATCTCTACGGCAACCAGGCCCTGCACGCGGCCACCAAGGCCCCCATTCGGGTTCCGGAAAAAGACGTCCCGTTGCTGGCCAGCGGTATAGGCGGCGGCAATTACATGGGCATGCCCAAGGTGGAGCCTTTTGCGTACGAACCCATTAACGAGGGGGAACTGACCCTGATCGGGTTGAAATGCCGGGCTTTGTTCACGCCCGGACATAGCCCGGGAAGTCTTTCCTTCTATTTTCCCGAGCTGGGCGCGGTGTTCGTGGGCGATGTGCTTTTCGCCGGATCCATCGGACGGACCGATTTTTTCGGAGGCGACCTGGAGACGTTGCTTGACGCGGTCCGCTCCCGGCTGTTCATCCTGCCACCGGAGACGGTGGTTTATCCCGGGCACGGTCCGGCCACGACCATTGAGGAAGAGAAACGAACCAATCCGTTTTTTGAGGAGTAG
- a CDS encoding flavodoxin family protein translates to MAQPVDSMNEVAPYAVGDFTSPAIFSCSPRSGGNSDNAAEFFREGVLRAGGRGQLFYLRDFAIHPCLGCMRCEQDPRGECFLVARDQSSPLFQALLSAPMLFIAAPIYFYHLPSQFKAWIDRSQSYYLRWERGDALLKGLPPRSAVINLVAGRRQGERLFEGALLTLKYFLATFNFTIQEHHAFRGIDASEDLRMHSQAGEELIAAGREAWVNLVKQNSV, encoded by the coding sequence ATGGCGCAGCCCGTCGACTCCATGAATGAGGTCGCGCCTTACGCTGTTGGCGACTTCACCTCGCCGGCGATTTTTTCATGCAGTCCGCGCAGCGGAGGCAACAGCGACAACGCGGCGGAATTTTTTCGGGAAGGGGTGCTTCGAGCCGGAGGGCGTGGGCAATTGTTCTATCTCAGGGACTTCGCCATTCATCCGTGTCTGGGCTGCATGCGCTGCGAACAGGATCCACGAGGAGAGTGTTTTCTGGTTGCTCGGGATCAGAGTTCGCCTCTGTTTCAGGCCTTGCTGTCGGCCCCCATGCTCTTCATCGCCGCGCCCATCTACTTCTATCACTTGCCCTCTCAGTTCAAGGCCTGGATCGACCGCAGCCAATCCTACTACCTGCGATGGGAGCGGGGGGATGCGCTGCTCAAGGGACTCCCTCCGCGTTCCGCGGTGATCAACCTGGTGGCCGGTCGGCGTCAAGGCGAGCGATTGTTCGAAGGGGCGCTGTTGACCTTGAAGTATTTCCTGGCCACCTTCAATTTCACCATTCAGGAACACCACGCCTTTCGCGGAATTGATGCATCCGAGGACTTGCGCATGCATTCCCAGGCTGGGGAAGAGTTGATTGCCGCTGGTCGTGAGGCATGGGTGAACTTGGTCAAGCAGAATTCGGTCTGA